Below is a window of Sulfurisphaera ohwakuensis DNA.
TTTTTTATCATTTACGTTATCTTTTTTATCAACATAATAAAACAATAATGCAATTCCTAGTAAGGTTATTACTGCGTATGGTATCTCATTTAAAGTTAATGAATAATAAAATTCTGTTACTGAAATTGCAATGGTTAGCAGACTAAACAGAAGAAAATAAAAGAAATTTATTCTTCCTCTTATATAATTAATAGAAAAATATATAGATAAACAAACGGAGATAAACAACTCTAATAAAGATGCTTCATTTATAGGATCGTGAGATAGTGGCAAAATTGAATGAGTCATCTCCGAGGCTATATTTGGGCCTGCAAAGACTAAGAACGAAAGAAACAACACATACTTATTTCGATACTTGTAACTTAAATAAGCGATTTCTGGAAAGATCATAAGAAAGAACATGAAAGAGTTTACAACCTCTAAAACTGCTGGAACTATAATCTGCGGTATTTGTAATGAGAAGCTTGGAATATCAGTTCCATAAAAATATAAACTATATAATGCGTTAGTTAAATCTCCTCTAACAATTTCATAATAGAGTAGGCTCATAAGAATTTCTTGGAATACTACTGAAGATACTATTGCAAATTTATATTTTCCCAAATTATAACCTAATTGCATAATCAACCAGAAGTAGACGGAAATAAGCGATGATATAACTAGGTCTTGAGGTGATAGAAGAATTAAAAATATAGCAGTAGTTATATAACTTACTAAGAGAATAAAATATCCTATCTTATTCTTTAGAGAGAATTCATAAGATATAGTGACTATTATAGTCATCAGTAGTATATAGATTATATAAAGGATAATTAATGAGTGGGTCTCACCATTCATATAATTACATTTCACAGAAATAATTATAAAGTTTACTATAATATACCTAGTATTGCTTATTAACCTCGAAAATAAATTATATTTATGAACTTTCTTTCTTGGAATCAAGCAATTAATGAGAATAAAGATTTAATTTTACTTTTCATGACAACGAGTTGGTGTGAAACTTGTGAAGAACAAGAAAGAGAATTAGAAGGTGTATATAATGAGAGAATTAGTATAGTTAAAGAAGATGCTGATGAAAGAATAGATTTAGGAATTCGCTATACACCCCAGATATATCCTTGTATTAGTTTTATACATAAAGAATCAGTTCTAGGCGGAACTTACGGTTTAGTAAAAAGGGAAAAAATTCACGAAATGATTAAACAAGCTTTAGACCTAATTGATAAAAAAGGTAAAATTGTAAACCCACCAAAATTATCTTATAGGCTTGATAAGTTTTCTCCGCAATATGCTTTAAATCACATACTGAAGGTTTGTGAAGGTTATTTCGATTGGAAGGAAGGAGGCTTTGAAAAGGAGCCAAAATACGTTTCTCCAGAAGTTTTACAACTATTTTTACGTTTTAAAGATTATTATCATAAATTAATGGTAGAAGTAACATTAGATAATGCTATTGAATACTTATGGAATGATGGCTTCTATTTATTCTCTAAATCTATTGACTGGAAAGAACCTTATACTGCAAAACTACTAGATTATAATGCTGAAATGAGTAAGACATTATTTAAAGCTTATGAGGTTTTAAAAGAGGATACATACTTAGATTATGCTATAAAAACTGTAGATTGGATGATAAAAAGAAGAGGAAAGTCAGGGTATTTTATTAATTGTGAATTTCAAGGAAAAGAAGACAAAAGGCCATTTTTAAATGTGAATGCCAATGTAGGTGATGCTTTATTGCAAGCCTATAAATTTACTGATAATAAGAAGTACTTTGAAATAGCAAAGGATTTGGAAGAAAAATTGATAGTTTCACATAGACTTGATAAAGAGACTACTCCATATCTAATAGACATAGCTTCTTATCTGAGATTTTTATCAAAAATTGACCAGAATAAAGCGAGAAAGTTACTTGTGATTTTAAATGATTATGAGGGAACAGAAGCATATTATGACGTAACATTAAAATATGCTAAGGATAACTTAATTGGCCGTTATTATTTCTTATACGATAATTCAATTCTAGCCGAGACATTCATAAATCTAGGTTTTTTAGATAAAGCTAGAAAAATAGTTGACTCTTTCCTCAATTCGTATGGTATTTTCACTTACTTTAATCAAGCTAAATACGCGTTACTCTTAGGTGAGCTATATGGTTTATTCCCTAACTAAGGTATTGTTTGGATTAATAGCATTAGACCAAATACTTTTCATATACCAACTTTGGGGTATACTTAGTAATACGTTATTATCTCCCTTAACTGTTGTTAACTATGCTTTTGGCTTGATTACAATTGGCATATTAATTTTTAGAATATATTCTATTGTGGACGGATATTCAAGATACTTATCGTTCCTTCTCATATTACCAGTTGTTAATGTTTTTGTTGTACCATTTTTATCATATAAATTAACATCATCGAAAATCTTAGCTTCTATTACTTTTGCTATATGGTTCGCTAATCTATTCTTTACCTTATTATCTAATATACCACCTATAATCTATTTTGATGAAGGATCATATTTCCTTAGCCAATTCATAATTCTTGATTTACTTTCATTGGCGTCATTACTAAGTATTACGTTTTGCATAGTATACAAAGAGAAAAGAAGAAATTAATTTACTCAGAATAATTTTTCTTGCTTTACAGCTGAGAGTTAATTATATTTATTTTAGCATAATACTTTATTCATTTAACGAAAATTTTTATATTGCTAATATAACAAGTAAATATGCGTTTACGAGGATTACTACTCATACTCTTTATTGTTATTCTTTTGTTAAATTTTACTTCTCATGCGAGTTTATACGAGATAAATCATTCACTCATGATAATCAATAAGAAAAACCTGGTAATTTCTGGGATTAACGTAATTAATGGGAATATAACAATTATAAACTCCAGTAATATAATTATAAAAGATGATAGTATTTACAACGGCTCTTATTTTGGAATATTTGTATATAACTCAAAAAATGTGACTATTGAAAATAATCATATAGATCGTTCTTATTATGATGGTATTTCTATCAGA
It encodes the following:
- a CDS encoding thioredoxin domain-containing protein — translated: MNFLSWNQAINENKDLILLFMTTSWCETCEEQERELEGVYNERISIVKEDADERIDLGIRYTPQIYPCISFIHKESVLGGTYGLVKREKIHEMIKQALDLIDKKGKIVNPPKLSYRLDKFSPQYALNHILKVCEGYFDWKEGGFEKEPKYVSPEVLQLFLRFKDYYHKLMVEVTLDNAIEYLWNDGFYLFSKSIDWKEPYTAKLLDYNAEMSKTLFKAYEVLKEDTYLDYAIKTVDWMIKRRGKSGYFINCEFQGKEDKRPFLNVNANVGDALLQAYKFTDNKKYFEIAKDLEEKLIVSHRLDKETTPYLIDIASYLRFLSKIDQNKARKLLVILNDYEGTEAYYDVTLKYAKDNLIGRYYFLYDNSILAETFINLGFLDKARKIVDSFLNSYGIFTYFNQAKYALLLGELYGLFPN